GTTTTGGCTCTTGCCCTGCTCGGCCTGTCTGCCACGCCCCTGTGGGCCGCCGACTGCGCTGCCACCATCGACGGCAACGACGCCATGCAGTACGACCAGAAGAGCATCACGGTCCCCAAGACCTGCAAGCAGTTCACCGTGACGCTTAAACACACGGGAAAACTGCCAAAGGCCTCCATGGGCCACAACTGGGTGCTGGGTTCGACGGCCGATGAACAGGGCATCCTCGCCGATGGCATGAAGGCCGGCGTGGACCAGAACTACATCAAGCCCGGCGACACCCGCGTCATCGCCCACACCAAGCTGATCGGCGGCGGCGAATCGGACAGCGTCACCTTCCCGGTGTCCAAGCTGAAGGCCGGCGACTCTTACGCCTACTTCTGCACCTTCCCGGGCCATGCGGCACTGATGAAGGGCACGCTGACACTCGCCCCGTAATGGCAAGATCGGCGCCATAAAAAAGGCCGGGATTATCCCGGCCTTTTTTTTCGTACGCGATGTGGAGATCAGCCCAGCGCAGCCAGCGCCGCGTCGTAATTGGGCTCGTTGGCGATCTCACCCACCATTTCGCTGTGCACGACCTTGTTGTGGCCATCCAGAACCACCACGGCGCGCGCTGCCAGACCCGACAGCGGGCCCGAGGCAATCGCCACGCCGTAGTTCTTCAGGAAGTCGTGACCGCGCAGCGTGGACAGCGTGACC
The nucleotide sequence above comes from Dyella telluris. Encoded proteins:
- the azu gene encoding azurin yields the protein MIRQVLALALLGLSATPLWAADCAATIDGNDAMQYDQKSITVPKTCKQFTVTLKHTGKLPKASMGHNWVLGSTADEQGILADGMKAGVDQNYIKPGDTRVIAHTKLIGGGESDSVTFPVSKLKAGDSYAYFCTFPGHAALMKGTLTLAP